CCTCGGCGACGATGCCGGAGAACAACCTCTTCGCCTTGCCATCGGCGGTCAGCGTGATTGAGGCGACCTTGCCGAGCAGGCTGGCGACATCGGCATCCGCCTTGTCGGCGCGTACCGTCGCCAGATAGCGGAACGGCCGGGACAGGCCCTCCTCAGCCTCCAAAGCCAGCAGCGTGAAGGTAACGCCGGACAGCGTCGTCTTCACCGTGGCAGCAAAGGTGGGGCCGGCCATTTAGCGCACCGCCGGCAGGGCGAAGCGGGCCTCGCACGCATCCGAATCGGCGGCCCGGCCCAGCAGCCAGCTGGTCAACCCGAGCCGCGCGCCTTCCTTTGCTGACAGGCTGGCGCCACTGACGCCCTCGGCATGCAGCACCAGGCGCACCTCCACCGAATATCCATCGCCGAGATAGAGGCCGGCCAGCCGTCGCAGCGTCTCGTAGCCCTGCCCGCCGGGCAGCAGCCCGTCATAAGTGGCGCGGTCCAGCGGCCCGATCCACAGCCGGATTGTCCGCCCGCCATCCGACAGCCGCCCGCCCAGCACAGCGTTCTTGCCCAGTGCCTGGAACCGCCCCAACCGGAGACCGAGGGCGCTGCGCTGGTCCACGGCGACCGTCGCCATGCGCGGCACCGGCGCCTCGATGGCGACCGGCAGCGATAGGGCGCCCGTCAGCAGCTTGCGCAGCCCCTCCATTGGCCGCCGCACCCCGGCCAACAGCCCGGCAAAGGGCAGCAAGCGGCGGCGCAGATCTGCCGGCAGGCTGGCGGCAACCGCCGGCAGGGCGAAGCCCATCACCGCCTGCAGGTAGAGGGCCAGCGCCGAGTCCTCCGGCGGCACCGGATCGAAGGCCGGGCGCTGCGCCTTGCGGGCACGGTAATAGACGGCGATCAGCCGGTTCTCGAACAGCGAGAGGAAATCCGCCATCGCCGGATCGCGCTTCTGCACCGCGCGCAACAGCCTTTCGGTATCGGCCAGAGGCAGCGCGCCGACCGTGCCGGCAAGCCCGAAGAAGCTGACCGCCATATCGGCCTGCGCGACGCTGCTGCCATCCTGGCGCAGAAAACTCTCCATCGCCGAGGTGGTGAGACTTATCAGCGGCGGCGTGACCTGACGTACCGGCGCGCCCTCGAAGCCCAGCGTGGGGGCCGCGCGGAAGCGGATCGGCTCCAGCTTGGGATTACCGGATTCGCCGACCGGCTT
This is a stretch of genomic DNA from Oceanibaculum indicum P24. It encodes these proteins:
- the tssG gene encoding type VI secretion system baseplate subunit TssG, which codes for MAGPDRRPPAAVIDRLFAQPWRFEFCQAVRLLEALVRAPKPVGESGNPKLEPIRFRAAPTLGFEGAPVRQVTPPLISLTTSAMESFLRQDGSSVAQADMAVSFFGLAGTVGALPLADTERLLRAVQKRDPAMADFLSLFENRLIAVYYRARKAQRPAFDPVPPEDSALALYLQAVMGFALPAVAASLPADLRRRLLPFAGLLAGVRRPMEGLRKLLTGALSLPVAIEAPVPRMATVAVDQRSALGLRLGRFQALGKNAVLGGRLSDGGRTIRLWIGPLDRATYDGLLPGGQGYETLRRLAGLYLGDGYSVEVRLVLHAEGVSGASLSAKEGARLGLTSWLLGRAADSDACEARFALPAVR